The following proteins come from a genomic window of Thermocrinis jamiesonii:
- a CDS encoding M16 family metallopeptidase, protein MKTILIIFLLLGLVYGGQNLKEVVLENGVKLILKETKGRGIIAGSIFIKGGTHGEGKRGTTNLMAVLLTKGTKTYSSYEIASAFEDWGGFISSSAADDYVEISFATRPQGLDQALKVIESILLEPSFKEENLQVEKRRALSRIRSRREDGFELAMEKLRLITYKGTTYEVSPLGTEEDLQKIGREDLLKRWEELLKGKNVVVAVVGDVDLVEMERKFSEVFSRLPSGEFSFSTQELLVEDSLIQKVQRDGSQATVLCAFQGVPPKGKDFFAFRVLNSILGDGMTSKLFDELREKRGYAYATYSMSPIRLYSPRLFAYIGTSPEKKESAIKDLIWVVQDANITEEDIALAKRKIIGGYLLDRQTRGRQAFYLGFWEIVGFGYKMEQDYVKHIEEVSLQDVLKVRDALKKGYHCVVVEP, encoded by the coding sequence ATGAAAACAATCCTTATAATTTTTTTGCTTTTGGGCTTAGTCTATGGAGGTCAGAACTTGAAGGAGGTTGTTTTGGAAAACGGTGTTAAGTTGATCCTAAAGGAGACAAAGGGTAGAGGAATTATTGCAGGCTCCATTTTCATAAAAGGGGGCACACACGGAGAAGGAAAGAGAGGAACCACCAACCTAATGGCAGTCCTTTTGACAAAGGGGACAAAAACCTACAGCTCTTATGAAATTGCCAGCGCCTTTGAAGATTGGGGAGGATTCATAAGTTCTTCTGCTGCAGACGATTATGTGGAGATAAGCTTTGCCACAAGGCCCCAAGGGCTTGATCAAGCTCTGAAGGTTATAGAGAGTATTCTCCTTGAACCATCCTTCAAAGAAGAAAACCTTCAGGTGGAAAAAAGGAGAGCCCTGTCCCGCATAAGGTCAAGAAGGGAGGATGGTTTTGAGCTTGCAATGGAAAAGCTAAGACTTATAACTTACAAAGGAACTACCTACGAAGTTTCCCCCTTAGGGACAGAAGAGGATCTGCAAAAGATAGGTAGGGAAGACCTTTTGAAAAGGTGGGAGGAGCTTTTGAAGGGCAAAAACGTTGTAGTAGCGGTTGTGGGAGATGTTGATCTTGTAGAAATGGAAAGAAAATTTTCAGAAGTCTTTTCTCGCCTACCTTCGGGGGAATTTAGCTTTAGCACGCAGGAGCTTTTGGTAGAAGATAGTCTTATACAGAAGGTTCAAAGGGATGGTTCTCAGGCAACTGTCCTTTGTGCCTTTCAGGGGGTGCCCCCAAAGGGTAAAGACTTTTTTGCCTTTAGAGTTCTAAACAGCATTCTTGGAGATGGAATGACCTCCAAGCTCTTTGACGAACTTAGAGAAAAAAGAGGCTATGCCTACGCTACCTATTCTATGTCTCCCATCAGGCTTTACTCTCCAAGGCTATTTGCCTACATAGGCACTTCCCCCGAAAAGAAGGAAAGTGCAATAAAGGACCTAATATGGGTGGTGCAGGACGCAAACATAACTGAAGAAGACATAGCTCTCGCCAAAAGAAAGATCATAGGTGGTTACCTTTTGGATAGACAAACGAGAGGAAGGCAAGCCTTTTACTTAGGCTTTTGGGAAATTGTAGGATTTGGATACAAGATGGAGCAAGATTACGTAAAGCACATAGAGGAGGTTTCTTTACAAGATGTGCTAAAAGTGAGGGACGCTCTAAAAAAAGGCTATCACTGTGTGGTGGTGGAGCCATAA
- a CDS encoding Lon protease family protein produces the protein MSVKKLSRKDLEYGYAFKVSTSEVEPEELFLKQYRVEKAFDLALSTTSEGYNLFISGPESVGRTTYALRRLKEKAQTEPVPEDLCYVYNFDDPLRPKYLLLPAGVGRGFVEEIERIVELLKTEIPKAFESKEYEEEVARITKEIEKKKEEILTNLAKEAEAKNLGVVVTSMGIKLLPIVGRRIVEEPELFANPKIQESFQKNLSEFEEQFRDYIRELREADHELIEKLRKLKEKVATFVVEKLFSKCDEKYCKYPTIAEFLERLKREIVKSVDLFLMWKSAMGNTFMLTYLEKAFRKFKINLIVDNSELKGAPVIYEEVPSFQSLFGSISYSMEMGVLYADHTSIKAGSLHKARGGYLLLRVSDLLKNYFLWDAFKKAIMHSKVHIPGYALEDLFLSYIGISPEPIPIRLKVVLIGDYLTYQLLSLYDPEFRRLFKIKAEFDPVVDLDQEVYDKFPRLVKKIIQDEGIKDLEPEALSELFKHAVTLSGSTKKISIVMGDMVDIMREANTFAGEDKLIRREHIKRAIEEKFYRSNLIEEKIRKAILEGKIICSVKGKSLGQVNGLSVYELGDISFGKPTRITASVYPGEKGVVSIEKEVALSGPIHSKAVLTLSGYLNGKYGKEVPLYLSCTLTFEQSYEEVEGDSASVAELLAILSAIAEVPVRQDIAVTGSIDQFGNVQPVGGIKEKVEGFYKVCKALGFTGTQGVIVPSKNWDNLVLSDDVLESVEKGEFHIYLIDTVDDAIELMTEMNAEKFHKLVKKRLMEFYKKITMRRDKV, from the coding sequence GTGAGTGTAAAAAAGCTAAGCAGAAAAGACTTAGAGTATGGTTATGCATTTAAAGTTTCAACAAGCGAAGTAGAACCGGAAGAGCTCTTCCTAAAGCAATATAGAGTAGAAAAAGCTTTTGATTTAGCTCTTAGCACAACCAGTGAAGGATACAATCTGTTTATCTCTGGTCCAGAAAGCGTAGGAAGAACCACCTATGCATTGCGGAGACTGAAGGAAAAGGCACAAACGGAACCCGTTCCCGAAGACTTGTGTTATGTGTATAACTTTGACGATCCCCTGCGTCCAAAGTATCTACTCTTACCAGCGGGAGTTGGAAGAGGTTTTGTAGAAGAAATAGAGAGAATAGTAGAGCTGCTCAAAACAGAAATACCCAAAGCTTTTGAAAGCAAGGAATATGAAGAAGAAGTTGCCAGAATAACGAAGGAAATAGAAAAGAAAAAAGAAGAAATACTAACAAACTTGGCAAAGGAGGCAGAGGCTAAGAACCTGGGAGTTGTAGTCACTTCAATGGGAATAAAGCTATTACCTATAGTCGGCAGGCGTATAGTGGAGGAGCCAGAGCTATTTGCCAACCCAAAAATTCAAGAAAGCTTTCAAAAGAATCTGTCAGAATTTGAAGAACAATTTAGGGATTACATCAGAGAACTCAGAGAGGCGGACCATGAACTTATTGAAAAACTGAGAAAGCTTAAAGAAAAGGTAGCAACTTTTGTAGTTGAAAAGTTATTTTCAAAATGTGATGAAAAGTACTGTAAATACCCTACTATAGCTGAATTTTTGGAAAGGCTAAAGAGAGAGATCGTAAAGAGCGTGGACCTTTTTCTTATGTGGAAAAGTGCTATGGGAAATACTTTTATGCTAACTTACCTGGAAAAGGCCTTTAGAAAATTTAAGATAAACCTGATTGTGGATAACTCGGAACTAAAGGGTGCCCCTGTAATTTACGAAGAGGTGCCTTCTTTTCAGAGTCTCTTTGGCAGTATTTCCTATAGCATGGAGATGGGCGTGCTTTATGCGGATCACACGAGCATAAAGGCGGGTAGCTTACACAAAGCCAGAGGTGGATATCTTTTGCTCAGAGTGTCTGACCTTCTAAAAAACTATTTCCTTTGGGATGCATTCAAAAAAGCTATCATGCACTCAAAGGTGCACATTCCAGGTTACGCCTTAGAAGACTTATTTTTATCTTATATTGGCATTTCTCCTGAACCTATACCTATTCGTTTAAAGGTAGTTCTTATAGGAGATTATCTAACCTACCAGTTACTTTCCCTTTATGATCCTGAGTTTAGAAGACTTTTTAAGATCAAGGCAGAATTTGATCCGGTGGTAGATTTAGACCAAGAGGTTTATGATAAATTCCCACGCTTGGTAAAAAAGATAATACAAGATGAAGGTATAAAAGATTTAGAACCTGAGGCCCTATCTGAGTTGTTCAAACACGCAGTAACACTCTCAGGAAGCACCAAAAAGATCAGCATAGTTATGGGAGATATGGTGGATATTATGAGAGAGGCTAATACTTTTGCAGGAGAAGACAAACTGATAAGGAGAGAACATATAAAGAGGGCAATAGAGGAAAAGTTCTACAGATCAAACCTAATAGAGGAGAAAATAAGAAAGGCTATATTGGAAGGAAAAATAATATGCTCAGTAAAAGGCAAAAGTTTGGGACAAGTGAATGGGCTTAGCGTTTATGAGCTTGGAGACATTAGCTTTGGAAAACCAACAAGAATTACCGCATCTGTTTATCCTGGTGAAAAGGGTGTGGTAAGTATTGAAAAAGAAGTAGCACTAAGTGGTCCAATCCACTCAAAGGCTGTTCTAACACTTAGTGGATACTTAAACGGAAAATATGGTAAAGAGGTTCCCCTTTATCTTTCCTGCACCCTAACTTTTGAGCAATCTTATGAAGAAGTGGAAGGAGACAGTGCTTCTGTGGCTGAACTTTTAGCCATACTTTCTGCTATTGCAGAAGTTCCAGTAAGACAAGATATAGCAGTTACAGGTTCAATAGATCAGTTTGGAAATGTTCAACCTGTAGGTGGAATCAAGGAAAAGGTGGAAGGATTTTATAAAGTTTGTAAGGCATTGGGCTTTACAGGAACGCAGGGAGTTATAGTGCCGTCAAAAAACTGGGATAACTTAGTTTTGTCTGATGATGTTTTGGAAAGTGTAGAAAAAGGCGAGTTTCACATATATCTAATAGATACCGTAGACGATGCTATTGAACTGATGACAGAGATGAACGCTGAAAAATTCCACAAGCTTGTTAAGAAAAGGCTTATGGAATTTTACAAAAAGATAACCATGAGGAGGGACAAAGTTTAG
- the gatA gene encoding Asp-tRNA(Asn)/Glu-tRNA(Gln) amidotransferase subunit GatA encodes MLWKRSAYELLSLMKRKEVKPVEVLDAFYSRYLETEDKVKAYITAFYEDAREQAKALENKNPEDYPLYGIPIAIKDNINVEGYPTTCASRILENYISPYDATVVEKLKLAGALIVGKTNMDEFAMGSSTEYSAFFPTKNPWDLERVPGGSSGGSAVAVAVQSVPLSLGSDTGGSIRQPASFCGVIGLKPTYGRVSRYGLVAFASSLDQIGPFGRWAKDVALIMEVISGFDPKDSTSVRVEVPKFSQEIENVPEKLRVGIPKEFFEFEIEEGVKECFDGFLKFLESQGFELEEVSLPHSKYAIPTYYIIAPSEASSNLARYDGVRFGYRAKAKDINQMYAETRDYGFGPEVKRRILLGTFALSTGYYEAYYLKAMKVKALIKRDFEEAFKKVDVIACPTSPTTAFKFGERTSDPIKMYLADIFTVSVNLAGLPAISVPIGKTNGLPVGGQLIGKAFDETTLLKLAYLWEQNYKHYEETPL; translated from the coding sequence ATGCTTTGGAAGAGATCTGCTTATGAGCTTTTGTCTTTGATGAAAAGAAAAGAAGTAAAACCTGTGGAAGTGCTGGACGCTTTTTATAGCAGATATTTAGAAACAGAGGATAAAGTTAAAGCATACATAACCGCTTTTTACGAAGATGCAAGGGAACAGGCAAAGGCTTTGGAAAACAAAAATCCAGAAGACTATCCCCTTTATGGCATACCAATCGCCATAAAGGACAACATAAACGTAGAAGGATACCCCACCACATGTGCGTCAAGGATCCTTGAAAACTACATATCCCCTTACGATGCGACTGTTGTAGAAAAACTTAAGCTTGCGGGTGCTTTGATAGTTGGGAAGACCAACATGGACGAGTTTGCCATGGGCTCATCCACAGAATACTCTGCCTTTTTTCCCACAAAAAACCCATGGGATTTAGAAAGGGTGCCGGGAGGCTCCTCTGGTGGTTCTGCGGTGGCAGTTGCGGTCCAATCTGTACCACTTTCCCTCGGCTCAGACACGGGAGGTTCCATAAGACAGCCCGCGAGCTTTTGTGGTGTTATTGGGCTAAAGCCAACTTATGGAAGAGTTTCCCGTTATGGACTGGTTGCCTTTGCTTCCTCCCTTGATCAGATAGGACCCTTTGGGAGGTGGGCAAAGGATGTAGCGCTGATCATGGAGGTTATAAGCGGTTTTGACCCAAAAGATTCCACCAGTGTAAGGGTGGAGGTGCCAAAGTTCAGCCAGGAGATAGAAAATGTCCCAGAAAAGCTAAGGGTAGGCATTCCAAAAGAGTTTTTTGAATTTGAGATAGAAGAAGGAGTAAAAGAGTGCTTCGATGGGTTTTTAAAGTTTTTAGAATCTCAAGGGTTTGAATTGGAGGAAGTATCCCTTCCCCACAGCAAGTATGCCATACCCACATACTACATAATCGCACCTTCGGAGGCAAGCTCCAATTTGGCAAGGTATGACGGCGTGCGATTTGGATACAGGGCAAAAGCCAAAGACATAAACCAGATGTATGCAGAAACCAGAGATTACGGTTTTGGTCCAGAGGTAAAAAGGAGAATACTTTTGGGTACCTTTGCACTATCTACCGGATACTACGAAGCCTATTACCTAAAAGCAATGAAAGTAAAAGCTCTCATAAAAAGGGACTTTGAAGAAGCTTTCAAAAAGGTTGATGTTATAGCTTGTCCCACCTCACCTACCACTGCCTTTAAGTTTGGAGAAAGAACTTCCGACCCAATAAAGATGTATTTGGCGGATATATTTACCGTTAGCGTAAATTTAGCGGGACTTCCGGCCATATCTGTTCCCATAGGAAAGACCAATGGACTGCCCGTAGGGGGACAGCTCATAGGAAAAGCCTTTGATGAAACCACACTTTTGAAACTTGCCTATCTTTGGGAACAAAATTACAAACACTACGAAGAAACACCTTTATGA
- a CDS encoding MTH1187 family thiamine-binding protein yields the protein MSILVFVSMTPLGKGESVSHYVSRVVDVIDKSGLPYVLTPMGTIVEGESWEEVMEVLKRGFEELKKDCSRISITMKIDYREGKSGRLVSKVKSVEEKLGREIKKL from the coding sequence ATGAGCATACTTGTATTTGTTAGTATGACCCCCTTGGGCAAAGGGGAAAGTGTGAGCCATTATGTCTCAAGGGTTGTGGATGTTATAGACAAATCAGGATTGCCTTACGTGCTTACACCTATGGGAACCATTGTGGAAGGGGAAAGCTGGGAGGAGGTGATGGAAGTCCTAAAGAGGGGCTTTGAGGAGCTAAAGAAAGACTGTTCCAGAATCTCCATAACTATGAAAATAGACTACAGAGAGGGCAAATCAGGTAGATTGGTTTCCAAGGTAAAATCTGTGGAGGAAAAACTGGGTAGAGAGATTAAAAAGTTGTGA
- a CDS encoding GspE/PulE family protein, whose product MDDVKLLEFFNRTGYITKEQVAKALSSKEKDEDIISTLLRLGFLDDNKLLDFYAKYASNKLWKGNPQDINIPAEILNKLPQHILRKHLIAPVSYKDNKLIVVMTNPFNQSAINELRFASRIDNIIPYASSKKVIEDILNKLYPPEGKILEEIGEVGDIEIEAGETELSPDILGREASEAPIVRLANFIIMEAVNVGASDIHIEPQEKKLIVRYRVDGVLRIFHELPVHIKDAVAARFKIMSNLDISEKRRPQDGRIRVKIGGKKVDLRVSTVPTVYGEKIVMRIQEAEKYLNVRLEDLGFEPDDLEKFRKAIWTPWGMVLVTGPTGSGKTTTLYAALMERNSPDVNIMTAEDPVEVSIPGLNQVQINERIGLTFASALRAFLRQDPDIILIGEIRDTETAEIGIRAALTGHLVFSTLHTNDAPSSITRLVDMGIEPFLVGSSVILVVAQRLLRKLCPKCKIVDDTPREALLRLGVLKSIDEDITIYKAKPGGCEQCNGTGYKGRIAVHEILEVDEEMRKLIVKGATAKVRKGITDIAEVERVLAK is encoded by the coding sequence ATGGATGATGTTAAGCTTTTAGAGTTTTTTAACAGAACAGGATACATAACTAAGGAACAGGTTGCAAAAGCACTATCTTCTAAGGAAAAGGACGAGGATATTATAAGCACGCTATTAAGGCTTGGTTTTTTAGATGATAATAAACTTTTGGATTTTTACGCAAAGTACGCCTCTAACAAACTGTGGAAAGGCAATCCACAGGATATAAATATACCTGCTGAAATACTGAACAAACTGCCTCAGCATATACTAAGAAAACACTTGATAGCTCCTGTTAGCTACAAAGATAACAAGCTTATCGTAGTTATGACAAATCCGTTCAATCAGTCTGCAATAAACGAATTGAGGTTTGCCAGCAGAATTGACAACATAATACCTTATGCAAGCTCAAAGAAGGTTATAGAGGACATTCTAAATAAACTATATCCACCGGAGGGGAAGATTTTAGAAGAAATAGGTGAAGTAGGTGATATTGAAATAGAAGCAGGGGAAACCGAATTATCCCCCGACATTTTGGGACGGGAAGCTTCTGAAGCACCCATAGTAAGACTGGCTAATTTTATTATAATGGAAGCGGTAAATGTGGGAGCGTCGGATATACACATAGAGCCCCAAGAAAAAAAGTTGATAGTTAGATACAGAGTAGATGGAGTATTAAGAATATTTCACGAATTGCCGGTGCATATAAAGGATGCGGTAGCTGCAAGATTTAAGATAATGTCAAACTTGGATATATCAGAAAAGCGCAGGCCTCAGGATGGTAGGATAAGGGTAAAGATCGGTGGTAAAAAGGTAGACCTTAGGGTTTCCACTGTTCCCACTGTTTATGGGGAAAAAATAGTTATGAGAATTCAAGAGGCAGAAAAGTATCTTAATGTAAGGCTGGAAGACCTTGGCTTTGAACCTGACGACTTAGAAAAGTTTAGGAAGGCTATATGGACACCGTGGGGTATGGTGCTGGTTACTGGTCCTACGGGATCTGGGAAAACCACTACTTTGTATGCTGCATTGATGGAGAGAAATAGTCCAGATGTCAACATAATGACAGCAGAGGACCCAGTGGAGGTTTCCATCCCAGGACTAAACCAAGTGCAGATAAACGAAAGAATAGGACTCACCTTTGCGTCAGCCTTAAGAGCCTTTCTAAGGCAAGACCCAGACATAATCCTAATAGGAGAGATAAGAGATACAGAGACCGCAGAAATAGGTATAAGGGCAGCTCTTACTGGACACTTAGTATTTTCTACTTTGCATACCAACGACGCACCTTCTTCTATAACCAGACTTGTTGACATGGGTATAGAACCATTCTTGGTTGGTTCTTCTGTCATACTTGTGGTTGCCCAAAGATTGCTAAGAAAACTGTGTCCTAAGTGTAAAATCGTAGACGATACACCAAGGGAAGCACTGCTGAGATTGGGCGTATTAAAAAGCATAGACGAAGATATAACAATCTATAAGGCAAAGCCCGGTGGGTGCGAGCAATGTAATGGTACGGGCTATAAAGGGAGGATTGCGGTTCATGAAATTTTGGAAGTGGACGAAGAAATGAGAAAACTTATTGTCAAAGGTGCTACCGCTAAGGTCCGCAAAGGTATAACGGATATAGCAGAGGTAGAAAGGGTTTTAGCAAAGTGA
- the panB gene encoding 3-methyl-2-oxobutanoate hydroxymethyltransferase — MITIRSLFKKKENKEKITMISTYDYISAKLCDQVGIDCILVGDSLGMVFQGKSSTLEVTLEEMIYHTKAVRRGAKEAFVITDMPFMSYHTSLEKALENCGKVIKESGANAVKLEGGEEIAELVYKLVSIGIPVVGHVGFTPQKINTIGGYRVVGKEEEAERVKRDFKILQEAGAFMIVLEAVPLTLAKEITESAKSITIGIGAGPYCDGQVLVFHDLVGLVEDIKPKFVRRYLNGIELFRKALSEFKEDVEKGRFPTEAESYG; from the coding sequence ATGATTACCATTCGGTCCCTCTTTAAGAAGAAGGAAAATAAGGAAAAGATCACGATGATATCAACTTACGACTATATTTCTGCCAAGCTTTGCGATCAGGTTGGTATTGATTGTATTTTGGTGGGTGATTCGTTGGGAATGGTTTTCCAAGGAAAAAGTTCTACCTTAGAAGTAACCTTAGAGGAGATGATCTATCATACAAAAGCAGTCAGAAGGGGAGCTAAAGAGGCTTTTGTTATAACCGATATGCCCTTTATGAGTTATCACACAAGCTTAGAAAAGGCACTGGAAAACTGTGGCAAGGTGATTAAAGAATCAGGAGCGAATGCAGTAAAGCTGGAAGGTGGAGAAGAGATTGCGGAGTTAGTTTACAAACTGGTAAGCATAGGTATTCCCGTAGTGGGACATGTTGGATTTACTCCTCAAAAGATAAACACCATAGGTGGTTACAGGGTGGTGGGCAAAGAGGAGGAAGCAGAAAGGGTTAAGAGGGATTTTAAGATCTTGCAAGAAGCTGGAGCGTTTATGATAGTTTTAGAGGCGGTTCCCCTAACTCTTGCAAAAGAAATAACAGAGTCTGCTAAGTCTATAACCATAGGAATAGGCGCAGGGCCTTACTGCGACGGACAGGTGCTTGTTTTTCACGACCTGGTAGGTTTGGTGGAGGATATAAAGCCAAAGTTCGTTAGAAGGTACTTAAACGGAATAGAGTTGTTTAGGAAAGCTCTAAGCGAGTTTAAGGAGGATGTAGAAAAGGGACGCTTCCCCACAGAAGCAGAAAGCTATGGATGA
- a CDS encoding M16 family metallopeptidase, with protein sequence MAQALALQEIAKYRLNNGAVLVVKKREDTEAVSLQVWFRVGSIEENYQQKGMAHFLEHMLFNGSEKYAYGEIDRIVEGFGGRMNAGTSKEYTFYYINIAKPYWKEALEVLYQLTQKPKLDEDMIEKEKPIVIEELRRGKDDPTDVLWEEFEKLVYKVSPYRHPIIGYEETISRFTRESLLEFFRNYYQPQNMVIVVVGDVDPSEVKEYVEQTFGKEAGKPVVRSQYVPEPEQLEPRFKKIEDKRLERAYWIIGWRVMPVGVKEYYSLLVLDQILGGGRTSILYRELVEKGIAYSVYSGDFARPRDNLFVISAVSDPEKYEEVKKKVYEMLETLSQNLTDEDVQKAKQKIINSEVFSLEKVQREAYYIGYSLTVVGLLDYYLYFENNIRSVRKKDVLDVLRKYILSKPYSEILMVPQR encoded by the coding sequence ATGGCTCAGGCTTTGGCTTTGCAAGAAATAGCAAAGTATAGATTAAACAACGGAGCGGTTTTGGTTGTAAAGAAAAGGGAGGATACAGAGGCGGTATCCTTGCAAGTGTGGTTTAGGGTTGGTTCCATAGAAGAAAACTATCAACAAAAGGGTATGGCACACTTTCTTGAGCATATGCTTTTTAATGGTTCTGAAAAATACGCTTACGGTGAGATAGATAGGATCGTGGAAGGTTTTGGCGGTAGGATGAATGCGGGAACTTCTAAGGAATATACCTTTTACTACATAAACATAGCCAAGCCTTATTGGAAGGAAGCCTTAGAGGTTCTCTATCAGCTTACACAAAAACCCAAGCTAGATGAAGATATGATAGAAAAAGAAAAACCTATAGTTATAGAAGAGCTAAGGAGGGGAAAGGACGATCCTACAGACGTGCTTTGGGAGGAGTTTGAAAAGCTTGTTTATAAAGTTTCTCCCTACAGACATCCCATAATAGGCTATGAAGAAACCATAAGCAGATTTACAAGAGAAAGCTTGCTTGAGTTTTTTAGAAATTACTACCAGCCTCAAAATATGGTAATTGTGGTTGTGGGAGATGTGGATCCGTCAGAGGTGAAGGAATACGTAGAACAAACTTTTGGCAAAGAAGCGGGCAAGCCTGTGGTAAGAAGTCAATATGTCCCAGAACCTGAACAGTTGGAACCAAGGTTTAAGAAAATAGAAGATAAAAGACTTGAGAGGGCCTATTGGATAATAGGTTGGAGAGTAATGCCCGTAGGTGTTAAGGAATACTATTCCCTTTTGGTTTTAGACCAAATCTTAGGTGGTGGAAGGACGTCAATTTTGTATAGGGAGCTCGTGGAAAAGGGTATTGCCTACTCTGTTTACTCAGGGGACTTTGCAAGACCAAGGGACAACCTCTTTGTTATCTCTGCGGTTTCTGACCCAGAAAAATACGAAGAGGTGAAAAAGAAAGTTTATGAGATGCTTGAAACTTTGTCCCAGAACCTCACAGATGAGGATGTGCAAAAGGCAAAGCAAAAGATCATAAACTCGGAAGTTTTTTCCTTAGAAAAAGTTCAGAGGGAAGCATACTACATTGGCTATTCTCTGACTGTGGTGGGACTTTTGGACTACTATCTGTATTTTGAAAACAACATAAGGTCTGTGAGAAAGAAGGACGTGTTAGACGTTTTAAGAAAATACATACTCAGCAAACCTTACTCTGAGATACTTATGGTGCCACAAAGATGA
- a CDS encoding acyl-CoA thioesterase, with the protein MIYKRRIHFYETDAQGIVHHSNYFRLFEEARGEFLRSIGVPYSKLREEGYEVVLLEAYCQFREPILYDQEVNVEVNLTEMDRYFFHFSYQVWVEERLKAVGKTKHCFTKGAKIVSIPQKLKDLLGCKINEKN; encoded by the coding sequence GTGATATACAAAAGGCGCATTCACTTTTACGAAACAGATGCTCAAGGAATAGTCCATCATTCAAACTACTTTAGGCTCTTCGAGGAAGCAAGGGGTGAGTTTTTGAGAAGCATAGGCGTGCCTTACTCTAAGCTCAGAGAGGAAGGTTATGAAGTTGTCTTGCTTGAAGCCTATTGTCAATTTAGGGAACCCATACTCTACGATCAGGAAGTAAATGTGGAAGTTAATCTAACGGAGATGGATAGGTATTTTTTCCATTTCAGCTATCAGGTGTGGGTTGAAGAGAGACTAAAGGCAGTGGGAAAAACCAAACATTGCTTTACCAAAGGGGCAAAAATAGTTTCTATACCGCAAAAACTTAAAGATCTGTTGGGTTGCAAAATCAACGAAAAAAATTAA
- the fabD gene encoding ACP S-malonyltransferase — MRKIAYVFPGQGSQYVGMGYDFYREFPTARDVFHSAEKALRYDLPSIVFKGPEEELNKTINTQPAILTTSVAIYKVMVELGFPKPDVVAGHSLGEYSALVVAGGVEIFEAVRLAHLRGKLMQEGVPEGKGAMAAILKLSPEKVEEICRQASDVGVVEPANYNSPEQTVISGEKQAVERAMEIAKQMGGKAIPLKVSVPSHCSLMKGPADAFRLKLAQTPIKNLSIPLVQNYTAREHTMAHEVRENLYRQLFSPVRWYQSVQYMVDKLGVGVFVEIGPKNVLSKLIQQTVSGVSVFNVEKLEDLEKLKKAL, encoded by the coding sequence ATGAGAAAGATAGCTTATGTGTTTCCCGGACAAGGTTCTCAGTATGTTGGGATGGGCTATGATTTTTACAGAGAGTTTCCAACTGCAAGGGACGTTTTTCACTCCGCAGAAAAAGCACTTAGGTATGACCTTCCCAGTATAGTATTCAAAGGTCCAGAAGAGGAATTGAACAAAACGATAAACACTCAGCCAGCCATACTGACAACTTCTGTAGCTATTTATAAGGTAATGGTAGAGCTTGGCTTTCCAAAACCAGATGTGGTAGCTGGACACTCTTTGGGGGAATACTCCGCTTTGGTGGTAGCAGGTGGTGTGGAAATTTTTGAGGCGGTAAGGTTAGCTCACCTAAGAGGAAAGCTCATGCAGGAAGGCGTTCCAGAAGGAAAAGGCGCTATGGCTGCAATACTCAAACTCTCCCCAGAAAAGGTGGAAGAGATATGTAGGCAAGCAAGCGACGTGGGAGTTGTGGAACCTGCAAATTACAACTCACCGGAGCAAACTGTAATCTCAGGAGAAAAACAAGCGGTGGAAAGGGCTATGGAGATCGCAAAGCAAATGGGAGGTAAAGCCATTCCTTTAAAAGTTTCTGTCCCTTCTCACTGTTCTTTGATGAAAGGACCGGCAGATGCCTTCAGACTAAAGCTTGCCCAAACCCCAATAAAGAACCTTTCAATTCCCTTAGTGCAGAACTACACCGCAAGAGAACACACTATGGCCCACGAGGTTAGAGAAAATCTATACCGTCAGCTGTTTTCACCCGTAAGGTGGTATCAGAGCGTGCAGTATATGGTAGATAAACTTGGAGTGGGTGTGTTTGTAGAAATAGGGCCAAAGAACGTACTTTCTAAACTGATACAACAAACAGTTAGTGGTGTTTCAGTTTTTAACGTAGAGAAGTTGGAAGACTTAGAAAAGCTCAAAAAAGCGCTGTGA